In Anseongella ginsenosidimutans, one genomic interval encodes:
- a CDS encoding helix-turn-helix domain-containing protein — protein sequence MPDISPIDNNFPDQATAIVLENLPDERFGVSELAEKMHMSRSNLLRRIKQATGKSASQFIREVRLERAMELLVSTSFTVSEVSYQVGFGGTSYFIKCFREYYGYPPGEAGKRKAEEAELAAGREAAEGEIAAGAKNAPEARPLALAPSKRKASPWLMISAAAVLIVLLGAVAYYAWRPKPGLREKSIAVLPFKNESSDSANLYLINGLMESTLNNLQKIKDLRVVSRTSTEKYRHTARTIPELAEELDVSYVVEGSGQKAGNRILLHIQLIDARHDRHLWARQYEREITDIFQLQQEIAKDIAREVQAFVTWEEAKRIEKIPTTDLAAYDLFLKASDLMRQGGAGNLEQALAYLRQAITRDSDFALAYATSAIAYYYLDLFQTHKQYTNQLDTYSDKALLYDPSAPECLFAKALYYVHQKEYGSAVPYLEKALEFNPNSIIVIHFLSNFYNSMVPNTAKYLEYALQGIRLDPTAYDSVTTSYNYLHLSNALIQTGFVDESLEYIEKSLAYNPRNPYAGWVKAAVVYAKYRDPVKLEKLLLAELEKNPAALHILQELGKLYYHTGNYPAAREYYLRFIDLRTDQDLDIFQAADITIAAVWSKLGMREEAEVYATQFLEHAMNDESIYKHLQLAMYYTYRRNAQKTITHLREFAEEDNYQYWVLLFKDDPLVAPFRDSPAFKRVISDMEIKFWNNNRELRKTLEEKGLL from the coding sequence ATGCCCGATATCTCTCCCATCGATAATAATTTTCCTGACCAGGCCACCGCTATTGTGCTGGAAAACCTGCCGGACGAGCGGTTCGGTGTGTCAGAATTAGCTGAAAAGATGCACATGAGCCGGTCCAACCTGCTTCGGCGCATCAAACAGGCTACCGGCAAATCCGCCAGCCAATTCATACGGGAAGTACGCCTTGAACGGGCCATGGAATTGCTTGTCAGCACCTCGTTTACGGTGTCGGAGGTGTCTTACCAGGTAGGATTTGGCGGCACGTCCTATTTTATTAAATGTTTTCGCGAGTACTACGGATATCCGCCTGGAGAGGCCGGCAAACGAAAGGCCGAGGAAGCTGAGCTTGCCGCAGGGCGCGAAGCAGCGGAAGGGGAAATCGCAGCAGGTGCAAAGAACGCGCCCGAAGCCAGGCCCCTGGCCTTAGCGCCATCCAAGCGAAAAGCCAGCCCCTGGCTGATGATAAGCGCGGCGGCGGTACTTATTGTCTTATTGGGCGCCGTAGCCTACTATGCATGGCGGCCCAAACCCGGACTCCGCGAAAAATCCATCGCCGTACTCCCCTTCAAAAATGAAAGCAGCGACTCCGCCAATCTGTACCTGATCAATGGCCTGATGGAATCCACCCTGAACAACCTGCAGAAAATAAAGGACCTCCGCGTGGTCAGCCGCACTTCGACCGAAAAATACCGGCATACCGCCAGGACTATTCCGGAATTGGCCGAAGAACTGGATGTGAGTTATGTGGTGGAGGGAAGCGGACAAAAGGCAGGCAACCGGATACTGCTGCACATCCAGTTAATTGACGCGCGGCATGACCGCCATCTGTGGGCGCGGCAGTACGAGCGGGAGATAACCGATATCTTTCAGCTGCAGCAGGAAATAGCGAAAGACATTGCCCGGGAAGTACAAGCCTTCGTTACCTGGGAAGAAGCAAAACGCATCGAAAAGATTCCCACGACCGATCTGGCGGCCTACGACCTGTTCCTGAAGGCATCCGACCTCATGCGGCAGGGCGGGGCCGGAAACCTGGAACAAGCCCTCGCCTACCTCCGGCAGGCCATTACCCGCGACAGCGATTTTGCCCTTGCTTACGCAACGTCTGCCATCGCCTATTACTACCTGGACCTGTTCCAGACGCATAAGCAATACACTAACCAGCTGGACACCTATTCCGATAAAGCGCTGCTTTACGACCCCTCCGCACCCGAATGCCTGTTTGCAAAAGCCCTTTACTACGTCCATCAAAAAGAATACGGGTCAGCCGTCCCTTATTTGGAAAAAGCACTGGAATTCAATCCCAATTCCATTATTGTGATCCATTTCCTGTCCAATTTTTACAACAGCATGGTCCCCAATACCGCCAAGTACCTCGAATATGCGCTCCAGGGCATCCGTCTGGACCCCACCGCCTACGACAGCGTCACCACCAGTTACAATTACCTCCATTTAAGCAACGCCCTGATCCAAACCGGCTTTGTGGATGAGTCACTCGAATACATTGAGAAATCCCTGGCCTATAATCCCCGCAACCCTTACGCCGGTTGGGTAAAAGCCGCCGTGGTCTACGCCAAATACCGCGACCCGGTAAAACTTGAAAAACTGCTGCTTGCCGAACTGGAGAAAAACCCCGCGGCCCTGCACATCCTCCAGGAACTCGGCAAGCTATACTACCACACCGGCAATTACCCGGCAGCCCGTGAATATTACCTCCGATTTATCGACTTGCGGACCGATCAGGACCTGGATATTTTTCAAGCTGCCGACATTACCATCGCAGCCGTATGGTCCAAACTAGGCATGCGGGAAGAAGCCGAAGTATACGCAACTCAATTCCTTGAACATGCCATGAATGATGAATCCATATACAAGCACCTGCAACTGGCCATGTATTACACCTACCGCCGGAACGCGCAGAAAACAATAACACACCTCCGGGAATTTGCTGAAGAAGACAATTACCAATACTGGGTGCTGCTTTTCAAAGACGATCCGCTGGTGGCACCTTTCCGGGACAGCCCGGCTTTCAAA
- the bla gene encoding subclass B1 metallo-beta-lactamase, whose protein sequence is MKKQIITVSILAGLVFASCQNKPGSQSAAAASKDILAQDTVYQSETLVIRKLSDHTFQHISYLNTRDFGKVGCNGMIVVNDHEAIVFDTPADKESSAELIRYLAETMNYTIKGVVATHFHADCVAGLAEFHEKQVPSYANERTIVSLKNSGDSAAVPQNGFEDVLELSVGDEIVSARFFGQGHTKDNIIAYYPEENVLFGGCLIKELDAGKGNLEDANVSAWSETVRKIKQEYPDVSIVIPGHGKTGGAQLLDYTIQLFDPGA, encoded by the coding sequence ATGAAAAAGCAAATTATCACCGTATCAATACTTGCCGGGCTGGTATTTGCTTCCTGCCAAAACAAGCCGGGCAGCCAATCAGCGGCCGCTGCCTCCAAAGATATACTTGCACAAGACACCGTGTACCAATCGGAAACCCTGGTTATCCGGAAACTTTCTGATCATACCTTCCAGCATATTTCTTACCTGAACACCCGCGATTTCGGGAAAGTGGGCTGTAATGGAATGATCGTGGTGAACGATCATGAAGCGATCGTTTTCGATACACCAGCGGATAAGGAAAGCTCCGCGGAATTGATCCGTTACCTGGCGGAAACGATGAATTACACCATCAAAGGGGTGGTAGCTACCCATTTCCATGCGGATTGCGTCGCGGGATTAGCCGAATTTCATGAAAAACAGGTTCCATCGTACGCAAATGAACGGACGATTGTCTCCTTGAAGAATAGCGGGGATAGCGCTGCGGTTCCGCAAAACGGCTTTGAGGATGTCCTGGAATTAAGCGTAGGCGACGAAATCGTTTCTGCCAGGTTTTTTGGCCAGGGACACACGAAAGACAATATCATCGCCTATTACCCGGAAGAAAACGTGTTGTTCGGCGGCTGCCTGATCAAAGAGCTGGATGCCGGCAAAGGCAACCTGGAAGATGCGAACGTATCCGCATGGTCCGAAACGGTCAGAAAGATCAAACAGGAATACCCTGATGTTTCTATTGTGATCCCGGGCCACGGGAAAACAGGAGGGGCTCAGCTGCTTGATTATACGATACAACTATTCGATCCGGGAGCCTGA
- a CDS encoding acyltransferase family protein, with protein MEARRYDIDWIRVIAIGLLLLYHVAIGFQSWGMLIGFITTEQTWPSLWIPMSMLNVWRIPLLFFVSGMGACFALRQRTWAQLLPERAKRILLPFLFGMVAIVPIHVYLWQQYNDLETGYAPGPGHLWFLGNLFIYVLFLTPLFYYLKRGGGKALARKAEVFMRSPLGLLPMFALFILEVLILEPFPFERYAMTWHGFFLGLLAFFFGYFFVWCGAVFWNMLLRWRWLFLLAAATLFALRLSFFQSLAPNYLVSIESNCWVLAVFAFGYRHFNRPSCLLSYLSQAAYPVYIVHMVFLYLGSLLIFPLGMPVPLQFVLLLLFTFLSCFACYELLIRRVRFIRPLFGLKT; from the coding sequence ATGGAAGCAAGAAGATACGATATCGATTGGATAAGGGTCATCGCCATAGGCCTGCTCCTGCTGTACCATGTGGCGATCGGCTTTCAATCCTGGGGCATGCTGATCGGGTTCATAACCACAGAGCAGACCTGGCCTTCGCTCTGGATTCCCATGAGTATGCTCAATGTCTGGCGAATACCGCTGCTGTTTTTCGTGTCCGGAATGGGAGCCTGCTTCGCTTTGCGCCAGCGAACCTGGGCACAGCTGCTGCCGGAACGGGCAAAACGCATATTGCTGCCTTTCCTCTTCGGGATGGTGGCCATTGTTCCCATTCACGTATATCTGTGGCAGCAGTATAATGATTTAGAGACCGGCTACGCGCCTGGTCCCGGCCACCTGTGGTTCCTGGGCAACCTCTTTATCTATGTCCTTTTCCTGACGCCCCTTTTTTATTACCTGAAACGGGGCGGCGGAAAAGCGCTTGCCCGAAAGGCGGAGGTATTTATGCGCAGTCCTTTGGGCCTGCTTCCCATGTTCGCACTATTCATATTGGAGGTGCTTATCCTGGAGCCCTTTCCGTTTGAACGGTATGCCATGACCTGGCACGGGTTCTTCCTGGGCCTGCTGGCCTTTTTCTTCGGCTATTTCTTCGTTTGGTGCGGCGCTGTCTTCTGGAATATGCTGCTTCGCTGGCGGTGGCTGTTTCTCCTGGCGGCTGCCACTCTTTTTGCGCTGCGGCTGTCCTTTTTCCAGTCCCTGGCTCCGAATTACCTGGTTTCCATCGAATCCAATTGCTGGGTATTGGCAGTCTTCGCCTTTGGTTACCGGCACTTCAACCGCCCCAGCTGCCTGCTGAGCTACCTGAGCCAGGCGGCCTACCCGGTCTACATTGTCCACATGGTATTTCTCTACCTTGGGTCGCTCCTCATCTTCCCGCTTGGAATGCCCGTTCCGCTTCAGTTCGTTTTGCTACTATTGTTTACCTTTCTCAGTTGCTTTGCCTGCTACGAACTGCTCATCCGGAGAGTTAGGTTCATCAGGCCTTTGTTTGGGCTTAAAACCTGA
- a CDS encoding ankyrin repeat domain-containing protein yields the protein MNSQHRNCLHGLTRWTGILSLSLLAACAGKGHSSQADDTPGAERVEAPKVDIHTAVASGNEAALRQHIAAGTDINTKDPFGGSSPLITAAVFGQTDMAGILIESGADLDFRNNEGSTALLSAAFFGRPEIVRLLLDAGADKSIENKYGATAYESVAAPFAEMKSTYDMMGKLLKPLGLKLDYAYLEKIRPVIAEMLK from the coding sequence ATGAACAGTCAACACCGCAATTGCCTGCATGGCCTTACCAGGTGGACCGGCATTTTATCCCTTTCCCTGTTAGCTGCCTGCGCAGGTAAGGGGCATTCTTCCCAGGCAGATGACACGCCCGGCGCCGAACGGGTGGAAGCACCGAAGGTAGATATTCATACGGCGGTGGCCAGCGGCAATGAAGCCGCACTGCGGCAGCATATTGCCGCGGGCACGGACATTAATACGAAAGATCCCTTCGGGGGTTCCAGCCCGCTGATCACAGCGGCGGTTTTCGGCCAAACGGATATGGCCGGAATCCTTATCGAATCGGGCGCCGATCTTGACTTCCGCAATAATGAAGGTTCCACGGCTCTTCTCTCGGCTGCGTTCTTTGGCCGTCCCGAGATCGTACGGCTGCTGCTGGATGCCGGTGCGGATAAATCCATTGAGAATAAGTATGGAGCTACCGCGTATGAGTCGGTGGCAGCACCCTTTGCCGAAATGAAAAGTACCTACGACATGATGGGTAAGCTGTTAAAGCCGCTGGGGCTCAAACTTGATTACGCCTACCTGGAAAAGATCCGTCCTGTAATTGCTGAAATGCTGAAGTAA